A single region of the Methylocystis echinoides genome encodes:
- the tsf gene encoding translation elongation factor Ts: MATITAALVKELRESTGAGMMDCKAALTATEGEFEAAIDWLRKKGLSKAAKKADRVAAEGLVAALTGGKTGVVVEVNSETDFVSRNADFQTLVKNIAEVALKTGKTDAAELATQAYPGGGTVAENITSSIATIGENLTLRRAASLTVGDGVVGRYVHGQVVDGQGKIAVIVALESTGDKDVLAKLAREIAMHVASANPQAMEASGLDPAVVEREAKLLREKNAGKPENVLAKIVESGIKTFAKEVCLLDQPSNHPEHNGKTVAQAVKELEGKAGAPIAIKGFIRYALGEGIEKQTSDFAAEVAAAAKG; the protein is encoded by the coding sequence ATGGCCACGATTACCGCCGCCCTCGTCAAGGAACTGCGTGAGAGCACCGGCGCCGGCATGATGGACTGCAAGGCGGCGCTGACCGCGACCGAAGGCGAGTTCGAGGCCGCCATCGACTGGCTGCGCAAGAAGGGCCTCTCCAAGGCCGCCAAGAAGGCCGACCGCGTCGCCGCTGAAGGCCTGGTCGCGGCGCTGACCGGCGGCAAGACCGGCGTCGTCGTCGAGGTGAATTCCGAGACCGACTTCGTCTCGCGCAACGCCGACTTCCAGACGCTCGTCAAGAACATCGCCGAAGTCGCGCTCAAGACCGGCAAGACCGACGCGGCGGAACTCGCGACGCAGGCCTATCCGGGCGGCGGCACGGTCGCCGAGAACATCACCAGCTCGATCGCCACCATCGGCGAGAACCTGACGCTGCGCCGCGCCGCGTCGCTGACGGTGGGCGACGGCGTCGTCGGCCGCTACGTGCACGGCCAGGTCGTCGACGGCCAGGGCAAGATCGCGGTCATCGTCGCGCTCGAGTCGACCGGCGACAAGGACGTGCTGGCCAAGCTCGCCCGCGAGATCGCCATGCATGTCGCCTCGGCCAATCCGCAGGCGATGGAGGCCTCGGGCCTCGATCCGGCGGTGGTCGAGCGCGAAGCGAAGCTGCTGCGCGAGAAGAACGCCGGCAAGCCGGAGAATGTGCTGGCCAAGATCGTCGAGTCGGGCATCAAGACCTTCGCCAAGGAAGTCTGCCTGCTGGATCAGCCGTCGAACCATCCGGAGCACAACGGCAAGACCGTCGCCCAGGCGGTGAAGGAGCTCGAGGGCAAGGCCGGCGCGCCGATCGCCATCAAGGGCTTCATCCGCTATGCGCTGGGCGAGGGCATCGAGAAGCAGACCAGCGACTTCGCGGCGGAAGTCGCGGCGGCCGCCAAGGGCTGA
- a CDS encoding 30S ribosomal protein S2: MALPDFTMRGLLEAGAHFGHQAHRWNPKMGPYIFGARNNIHIIDLAQTVPLLHQALKVVSDTVARGGRVLFVGTKRQAQDQIADAAKRSAQYYINSRWLGGTLTNWKTISGSINRLRKLDDILSAGAQGVTKKERLLLTREREKLEKALGGIKDMGGTPDLIFVIDTNKEQLAIKEANRLKIPVVAILDTNCDPDGVSHPIPGNDDAGRAIALYCDLIAKAAIDGISRSQGALGVDLGAAETPAVEPAIAVADSAGEAYGSAEAFELLAAPRGAPDDLAKLNGVGPQLVKKLNDAGVFHYWQLAAMTPADVEKVDADLKLNGRISRDGWIEQARALLSA; this comes from the coding sequence ATGGCTCTTCCTGATTTCACCATGCGCGGCCTTCTCGAGGCGGGCGCCCACTTCGGCCACCAGGCGCATCGCTGGAACCCGAAGATGGGTCCCTATATTTTCGGCGCGCGCAACAACATTCACATCATCGACCTCGCCCAGACGGTGCCGCTGCTGCATCAGGCGCTGAAGGTCGTTTCCGACACGGTGGCCCGTGGCGGCCGCGTGCTCTTCGTCGGCACCAAGCGCCAGGCGCAGGACCAGATCGCCGACGCCGCCAAGCGCAGCGCGCAATATTACATCAACTCCCGCTGGCTCGGCGGCACGCTGACCAACTGGAAGACGATTTCCGGCTCGATCAACCGCCTGCGCAAGCTCGACGACATCCTGTCGGCCGGCGCGCAGGGCGTGACGAAGAAAGAGCGCCTGCTGCTGACGCGCGAGCGCGAGAAGCTCGAAAAGGCGCTCGGCGGCATCAAGGACATGGGCGGCACGCCGGACCTGATCTTCGTCATCGACACCAACAAGGAGCAGCTCGCGATCAAGGAGGCCAACCGCCTCAAGATCCCGGTCGTCGCGATTCTCGACACCAACTGCGATCCGGACGGCGTCTCGCACCCGATCCCGGGCAATGACGACGCGGGCCGCGCCATCGCGCTCTACTGCGACCTCATCGCCAAGGCGGCCATCGACGGCATCTCCCGCAGCCAGGGCGCGCTGGGCGTCGATCTCGGCGCCGCCGAGACGCCGGCCGTCGAGCCGGCCATCGCCGTCGCCGATTCGGCGGGCGAGGCCTATGGGTCGGCTGAGGCCTTCGAACTGCTCGCCGCGCCGCGCGGCGCGCCGGACGATCTCGCCAAGCTGAACGGCGTTGGTCCGCAGCTCGTCAAGAAGCTCAATGACGCGGGCGTCTTCCACTACTGGCAGCTTGCCGCGATGACCCCGGCGGACGTCGAGAAAGTGGACGCCGATCTCAAGCTGAACGGCCGCATTTCCCGCGACGGCTGGATCGAGCAGGCGCGCGCGCTTCTGTCCGCGTAA
- a CDS encoding DMT family transporter gives MTRLQADLALLFAALIWGTAFIAQKQGNDSIGPLTFVGLRFLLSWIALAPLAAYEHVSAGRRPLGKASMRLAGAIGLCLFAGTTLQQFGLLTTTATNAGFLSTLYVVLVPAILWAITGSRPRRVILIAAILSLAGSWFLTAHGAFGEWRRGDSFIVAADVAWAAGICLVPIFLARAQRPFFLAFAQYGVAAVLGLLAGIALEPQSAAGVASALPSLLYAGLCSGGVAYTLQIVAQRYTPPAEAALIMSLESVFAALSGAILLGERLTGLAVLGCALILTGVVLAEAGPMMRKPRPSRKTAPAHLETA, from the coding sequence ATGACGAGATTGCAGGCCGATCTGGCGCTGCTCTTCGCGGCCCTCATCTGGGGAACGGCCTTTATCGCGCAGAAGCAGGGTAACGACAGCATCGGTCCCCTCACCTTCGTGGGCCTGCGCTTCCTCCTGTCCTGGATCGCCCTCGCGCCGCTCGCCGCTTATGAGCATGTCAGCGCCGGGCGGCGACCGCTCGGGAAAGCGTCCATGCGGCTTGCGGGCGCGATCGGTCTCTGCCTCTTCGCTGGAACGACCCTGCAGCAATTTGGCCTCCTCACGACGACCGCCACCAACGCCGGCTTTTTATCGACGCTCTATGTCGTGCTTGTTCCGGCGATTCTCTGGGCGATCACGGGATCGAGACCGCGCCGCGTGATTCTGATCGCGGCGATTCTTTCCCTGGCGGGAAGCTGGTTTCTGACGGCGCATGGCGCGTTCGGCGAATGGCGGCGCGGCGACAGTTTCATCGTGGCGGCGGACGTCGCATGGGCGGCCGGCATCTGCCTCGTCCCGATCTTTCTCGCCCGCGCGCAGCGGCCGTTCTTTCTGGCCTTCGCGCAATATGGCGTCGCCGCCGTTCTCGGCCTTCTCGCCGGGATAGCGCTGGAGCCCCAGTCTGCGGCCGGGGTGGCGTCGGCCCTCCCGTCCCTTCTCTATGCGGGCCTTTGTTCCGGGGGCGTCGCCTATACGCTTCAGATCGTCGCCCAAAGATACACGCCGCCGGCGGAGGCCGCGCTCATCATGTCGCTCGAGAGCGTTTTCGCGGCGCTGTCCGGCGCCATCCTGCTCGGCGAGCGCCTGACCGGCCTCGCTGTGCTGGGTTGCGCGCTCATCCTGACCGGCGTCGTCCTCGCCGAGGCGGGACCGATGATGCGCAAGCCCCGCCCGTCCCGGAAAACCGCGCCGGCGCATCTCGAAACCGCGTGA
- a CDS encoding sterol desaturase family protein codes for MNSALRFSVKRVSYELFTVGSIFSVYSLASSFAVGFMALAYRQKKRRGRVNLRALVRAIASKKILRSESFHADVKLFVLSVVFMPAVVGGLVISTMTVSTAVNAALTNAFGAMTPVACCNLTVKIVSTLVLFLAYEIGYWVDHYLKHRVPFLWELHKLHHTADVLTPLTNFRNHPIDSIVFGYMLAAFIGAASGALAWFFGRETEMFSIDGKNILFICFLWTIGHLQHSEFWIPFRGVWGRLILSPAHHQIHHSDDPQHFNRNLGSVLAIWDWMAGTLEIPTEKNPRLSYGVNEDGVAHHSSAGMLLTPAVKSATALWRALVSLRGFIARAWKPAMP; via the coding sequence ATGAACAGCGCTCTCCGTTTTTCGGTCAAGCGAGTCTCCTACGAACTGTTCACGGTGGGCTCGATCTTTTCGGTCTATTCTCTCGCGTCGTCCTTCGCTGTCGGTTTCATGGCGCTGGCCTATCGCCAGAAAAAGCGCCGCGGCCGCGTGAATCTGCGGGCGCTCGTCCGCGCCATCGCGTCGAAGAAAATCCTGCGCAGCGAATCCTTCCACGCGGATGTGAAGCTCTTCGTCCTCAGCGTCGTCTTCATGCCGGCGGTCGTCGGCGGGCTGGTCATTTCGACGATGACGGTTTCGACCGCCGTCAACGCCGCGCTCACCAACGCCTTCGGCGCGATGACGCCGGTCGCCTGCTGCAATCTCACGGTGAAAATCGTTTCGACCCTTGTCCTCTTCCTCGCCTATGAAATCGGCTATTGGGTCGATCATTATCTCAAGCACCGCGTCCCGTTCCTGTGGGAGCTGCACAAGCTGCATCACACCGCCGACGTGCTGACGCCCCTGACCAATTTCCGCAATCACCCCATCGACAGCATCGTGTTCGGATACATGTTGGCCGCGTTCATCGGCGCCGCCTCGGGCGCGCTGGCCTGGTTCTTCGGCAGGGAGACGGAGATGTTTTCCATCGACGGCAAAAACATCCTCTTCATCTGCTTCCTCTGGACAATCGGCCACCTTCAGCACTCGGAATTCTGGATCCCGTTCCGCGGCGTCTGGGGGCGACTGATCCTCAGCCCGGCGCATCATCAGATCCATCATTCCGACGACCCCCAGCATTTCAATCGCAATCTCGGGAGCGTGCTCGCCATTTGGGACTGGATGGCCGGCACGCTGGAAATTCCGACGGAAAAGAACCCGCGCCTGTCCTATGGCGTGAATGAGGACGGCGTCGCGCATCACTCCTCGGCGGGGATGCTGCTGACCCCGGCGGTAAAGTCGGCGACGGCGCTGTGGCGCGCGTTGGTTTCGCTCAGGGGGTTCATTGCGCGGGCGTGGAAACCCGCGATGCCATGA
- the cobO gene encoding cob(I)yrinic acid a,c-diamide adenosyltransferase, with protein sequence MNSPESDEARRHREKMEKRKAVQDAEVAGKTVTEKGLLMVHTGPGKGKSTAAFGLALRALGHGWKVGVVQFGKGQWRSGERDMLEKLGAVSWHTLGEGFTWETQDRARDEAAARRAWEKACELMDDPAIRLLVLDELNISLRYEHLPLAEVVARLSARRPDLHIVVTGRNAKPELLAAADLVTEMTLVKHHFAAGVKAQEGIEF encoded by the coding sequence ATAAATAGCCCCGAAAGCGACGAGGCGCGCCGCCATCGCGAGAAGATGGAGAAGCGCAAGGCGGTGCAGGACGCCGAGGTGGCGGGCAAGACGGTCACGGAAAAGGGCCTGCTCATGGTCCACACCGGTCCCGGCAAAGGCAAGTCGACGGCGGCCTTCGGCCTCGCCCTGCGGGCGCTCGGTCATGGCTGGAAGGTGGGCGTGGTGCAGTTCGGCAAGGGCCAGTGGCGCAGCGGCGAGCGCGACATGCTGGAGAAGCTCGGCGCCGTTTCCTGGCACACGCTCGGCGAAGGCTTCACCTGGGAGACGCAGGACCGCGCCCGCGACGAGGCCGCCGCCCGCCGCGCCTGGGAGAAGGCCTGCGAGCTGATGGACGATCCGGCGATTCGCCTGCTCGTGCTCGACGAGCTGAATATTTCGCTGCGCTACGAGCATTTGCCGCTCGCGGAAGTGGTCGCCCGGCTGAGCGCCCGGCGTCCCGACCTGCACATCGTCGTGACAGGCCGGAATGCGAAGCCGGAGCTGCTGGCGGCGGCCGATCTCGTCACCGAAATGACGCTGGTGAAGCACCATTTCGCGGCCGGGGTGAAGGCGCAGGAGGGGATCGAGTTCTAG
- a CDS encoding CbtB domain-containing protein, with translation MTTNTAAVRTLATSRVETLKAAFVALVLGLGLVYGAGFANSEGVHDAAHDSRHALSFPCH, from the coding sequence ATGACGACCAACACCGCCGCCGTCCGCACGCTCGCGACCTCCAGGGTCGAGACGCTGAAAGCCGCCTTCGTGGCGCTCGTTCTGGGCCTGGGCCTCGTCTATGGCGCGGGCTTCGCCAATTCCGAGGGCGTGCACGACGCGGCGCATGACTCGCGCCACGCGCTCTCCTTCCCCTGCCACTAG
- a CDS encoding CbtA family protein has translation MIARLLAAGLVAGVVAGLAVAALQHATTTPLILAAEVYEAAQHAHDAAAEHAGPALEGLRRTAATSVATIAVSIGYALILLAGMVFAGERIDARRAALWGACAFAATGLATSLGLAPQLPGAAETDLAGRQLWWIGAAVSTGAGLFALLRLDAIAARILGVALIVAPHFFWPTLAAPESTVPAELAARFAAASLTVQAVSWVLAGALAGLVWSVIFQDHTEAA, from the coding sequence GTGATCGCGCGCCTTTTGGCGGCCGGCCTTGTCGCCGGCGTTGTTGCGGGCCTCGCCGTCGCGGCCCTGCAGCATGCCACCACAACACCGCTCATCCTCGCCGCCGAGGTCTATGAGGCGGCCCAGCACGCCCATGACGCCGCCGCCGAACACGCCGGTCCGGCCCTGGAGGGCCTGCGCCGCACCGCGGCCACCAGCGTCGCGACCATTGCCGTCTCCATCGGCTATGCGCTGATCCTGCTCGCCGGCATGGTGTTCGCCGGGGAGCGCATCGACGCGCGCCGCGCGGCGCTGTGGGGCGCCTGCGCCTTCGCCGCCACGGGCCTCGCCACGAGCCTCGGTCTCGCGCCGCAGCTTCCCGGCGCCGCCGAAACCGACCTCGCCGGGAGACAGCTCTGGTGGATCGGCGCCGCCGTCTCGACCGGCGCGGGCCTCTTCGCCCTGCTCCGTCTCGACGCCATCGCCGCCCGAATCCTTGGCGTCGCGCTGATCGTCGCGCCGCATTTCTTCTGGCCGACGCTCGCCGCGCCGGAGAGCACGGTCCCCGCCGAACTCGCCGCACGTTTCGCGGCGGCCTCACTCACCGTGCAGGCGGTGTCGTGGGTTCTCGCCGGCGCGCTGGCGGGGCTCGTCTGGAGCGTCATTTTCCAGGACCACACGGAGGCCGCATGA
- the cobW gene encoding cobalamin biosynthesis protein CobW, with the protein MSAQKIPATIVTGFLGAGKTTLIRHVLENARDRRLALVINEFGDVGVDGDILRACGVESCPEENIVELANGCLCCTVADDFVPAIEALLAHEKRPDHIIIETSGLALPKPLVKAFDWPAIRSRLTVDGVIAVIDGKAVAEGRFADDLDAIAQERAETATIDHDNPLEEVFEDQLACADLVILNKTDLLDEAEERNVAAQLAEGARAAVKVVRAREGRVDPLVLLGLAAAAEDDLANRPSHHDAEPDHDHDDFDSFVLEMAAVADPAALVARIAEAARAHDVLRVKGFVEVAGKPMRLLVQGVGARIQHHFDRAWKPGETRASRLVVIGEKGLDRDAIAALLAQP; encoded by the coding sequence ATGAGCGCGCAGAAAATCCCCGCCACCATCGTCACCGGCTTTCTGGGCGCCGGCAAGACGACGCTGATCCGCCATGTGCTGGAGAATGCGCGCGACCGGCGCCTCGCGCTCGTCATCAATGAATTTGGCGACGTTGGCGTCGATGGCGACATTCTGCGCGCCTGCGGCGTGGAGAGCTGCCCCGAAGAGAATATCGTCGAACTCGCCAATGGCTGTCTGTGCTGCACCGTGGCGGATGATTTCGTGCCGGCGATCGAGGCGCTGCTCGCGCATGAGAAGCGGCCCGACCACATCATCATCGAGACCTCCGGCCTCGCTTTGCCCAAGCCGCTGGTGAAGGCGTTCGACTGGCCCGCGATCCGCTCCAGGCTCACGGTGGATGGCGTGATCGCGGTCATCGACGGCAAGGCCGTGGCCGAAGGCCGCTTCGCCGACGATCTCGACGCCATCGCCCAGGAGCGGGCCGAGACCGCAACGATCGATCACGACAATCCGCTCGAAGAAGTCTTCGAGGATCAGCTCGCCTGCGCCGATCTCGTCATTCTCAACAAGACCGATCTGCTCGACGAAGCGGAAGAACGCAACGTCGCCGCGCAGCTCGCCGAGGGCGCCCGCGCGGCGGTGAAAGTGGTGCGCGCGCGCGAGGGCCGCGTCGATCCGCTGGTGCTGCTCGGCCTCGCCGCGGCGGCGGAGGATGACCTCGCCAATCGTCCGTCGCATCATGACGCCGAGCCCGACCACGACCACGACGATTTCGACAGTTTCGTGCTGGAGATGGCGGCGGTCGCCGATCCCGCCGCGCTGGTGGCGCGGATCGCCGAGGCCGCCCGCGCGCATGACGTGCTGCGCGTGAAGGGTTTTGTCGAGGTCGCCGGCAAGCCGATGCGCCTTCTGGTGCAGGGCGTCGGCGCACGCATCCAGCATCATTTCGACCGCGCCTGGAAGCCCGGCGAAACGCGCGCCAGCCGTCTTGTCGTCATCGGCGAAAAGGGCCTCGACCGCGACGCCATCGCCGCGCTGCTGGCGCAGCCGTGA
- the cobN gene encoding cobaltochelatase subunit CobN: protein MHLLPRDLHSLDDAGAATDLGQTPADIVFLSFSDSELRLLSRLHARDATHLPGLRCAPLAQLKHPYSVDLYLDTVARHAKVIVVRLLGGKEYWAYGVEQLEALARARNIALAIVPGDTVDDMRLTRASTLDANALRRIWRFFQDGGPDNLRSFLCYASTLAGRRLEWRESVAVANAGRFALPTRPLPTPPPLSREREQIPPFMSNATRERPLSREAGEGQGGGACRASIVFYRSLYLADDVAPIVELAAALQERGFDVEALYVASLKEPESEAFVAQALDAFAPDVILNATAFSARRDTGSVLDRADAPVLQVALATATREAWEASARGANGADLAMNVVLPEVDGRIFTRAISFKEMAPRGAAELDEPRHAPDASRIAFVADLAANWARLRRKPNAEKNLALILSDYPARRGRGGYAIGLDAQASAREVIAALREAAYSVEADAKEPHLIRALEDGVHEARLPLAEYARLRAALPADFVASLNETWGAPQDDPAVDGDAFRFSCVISGNLVIALQPDRGARAARYETYHDMQRPPRHGYVAFYLWLRHIRKIDALIHLGAHGTLEWLPGKSVMLSESCAPEVVLGPTPLIYPFIVNDPGEAAQAKRRTSAVAIGHLTPPLVDAELFDAAQRIETLLDEYATAAALDPRRATRVAGAILDEAERSGLTAECGVTHETDMAETLARLDAWMCDLKEMRIGDGLHVFGRADADPARNACADSERRALIAALAGRFVEPGPAGAPSRGRTDVMPTGRNLYCIDPRHAPTQTAYDIGRRAAQEIMTRHAQTHGEYPRHVMLDLWGSATIRTGGEDFAQALALMGVAPRWDTASARVIGFEILPQARLDFPRVDVTLHVSGLFRDMFAGLIALFDDAVRAVAALDEDAAVNPLKEATDLQRIFGAAAGNYGLGVSDRIVRGEWTTRDDLARAFLDAGGHALDRGGESAPARDAFSAQVARADAHVHVQDMAEVDVLTGPAFADYEGGFAAANRLLGGDAALVHLDATRPENLRARPLQDEIARVLRMRLANPRWLDGQMRHGHRGGAEIAEAIDNLYGFAATAGLVSDAQFDLAFSATLGDDRVRDFLAQENPRALDSIRRVFNDALTRELWRTRRNSVRDLLTEPGGADARA, encoded by the coding sequence ATGCATCTCCTCCCGCGCGATCTTCATAGTCTCGACGACGCCGGCGCGGCGACGGACCTCGGCCAGACTCCGGCCGACATTGTTTTTCTTTCCTTCTCGGATTCGGAGCTGCGCCTGCTGTCGCGCCTGCATGCGCGGGACGCCACGCATCTGCCGGGCCTGCGCTGCGCGCCGCTGGCGCAGCTCAAACACCCCTACTCCGTCGATCTCTATCTCGACACCGTTGCGCGCCATGCGAAGGTGATCGTTGTTCGGCTGCTCGGCGGCAAGGAATACTGGGCCTATGGCGTCGAGCAGCTGGAGGCGCTCGCCCGCGCGCGCAACATTGCGCTCGCCATCGTGCCCGGCGACACGGTCGACGACATGCGCCTCACGCGCGCCTCGACGCTGGACGCCAACGCGCTCCGGCGCATCTGGCGTTTCTTTCAGGACGGCGGGCCGGATAATCTGCGGTCGTTTCTTTGTTATGCGTCGACGCTCGCGGGGCGGCGCCTCGAATGGCGCGAGAGTGTGGCTGTCGCCAATGCGGGGAGATTCGCGCTGCCGACTCGCCCCCTCCCCACCCCTCCCCCGCTGTCGCGGGAGAGGGAGCAGATTCCGCCCTTCATGAGCAATGCGACTCGTGAGCGTCCCCTCTCCCGCGAAGCGGGGGAGGGACAGGGAGGGGGCGCCTGCCGCGCCAGCATTGTCTTTTATCGCTCCCTCTATCTCGCCGACGACGTCGCGCCTATCGTCGAGCTCGCCGCGGCGTTGCAGGAACGCGGTTTCGACGTTGAAGCGCTCTACGTCGCGAGCCTGAAAGAGCCCGAGAGCGAAGCCTTCGTCGCGCAGGCGCTCGACGCCTTCGCGCCCGACGTGATCCTCAACGCCACCGCCTTCTCCGCCCGGCGTGACACAGGCTCCGTGCTCGACCGCGCCGATGCGCCCGTGTTGCAGGTGGCGCTCGCGACCGCGACGCGCGAGGCGTGGGAAGCTTCCGCCCGCGGCGCCAATGGCGCCGATCTCGCCATGAATGTCGTGCTGCCGGAGGTCGACGGCCGCATTTTTACGCGCGCGATCTCTTTCAAGGAAATGGCGCCGCGCGGCGCCGCCGAGCTCGATGAGCCGCGCCATGCGCCGGACGCGTCGCGTATCGCTTTTGTGGCCGACCTCGCCGCCAATTGGGCGCGGCTGCGCCGCAAGCCGAACGCGGAGAAGAACCTCGCGTTGATCCTTTCCGATTATCCCGCGCGGCGCGGACGCGGCGGCTACGCCATCGGACTCGACGCGCAGGCGAGCGCAAGGGAAGTCATCGCGGCCCTGCGGGAAGCCGCATACTCCGTTGAAGCCGACGCCAAGGAACCGCATCTGATCCGCGCGCTCGAAGATGGCGTCCATGAGGCCCGGCTTCCACTTGCCGAATATGCCCGCCTGCGCGCCGCGCTTCCCGCTGATTTTGTCGCAAGCCTCAATGAAACATGGGGCGCGCCGCAGGATGATCCCGCCGTCGATGGCGACGCCTTCCGCTTCTCCTGCGTCATCAGCGGCAATCTCGTCATCGCCCTGCAGCCCGATCGCGGCGCGCGCGCGGCGCGTTACGAAACCTACCACGACATGCAGCGCCCGCCGCGCCATGGCTATGTCGCCTTTTATCTGTGGCTGCGTCACATCCGCAAGATCGATGCGCTCATTCATCTCGGCGCGCATGGCACGCTGGAATGGTTGCCGGGCAAATCGGTGATGCTCTCCGAAAGCTGCGCGCCGGAAGTCGTGCTCGGACCGACGCCGCTGATCTATCCCTTCATCGTCAACGATCCCGGCGAGGCCGCACAGGCGAAGCGCCGCACGTCGGCTGTCGCCATCGGCCATCTCACCCCGCCGCTCGTCGACGCCGAACTCTTCGACGCCGCGCAGCGCATCGAGACGCTGCTCGATGAATACGCCACCGCCGCCGCGCTCGATCCGCGCCGCGCCACGCGCGTCGCCGGCGCCATTCTCGACGAGGCGGAGCGCAGCGGATTGACCGCCGAATGCGGCGTCACGCATGAGACCGACATGGCCGAGACGCTCGCGCGGCTCGACGCCTGGATGTGCGATCTGAAGGAAATGCGCATCGGCGACGGGCTGCATGTCTTCGGCCGCGCCGACGCCGATCCCGCGCGCAACGCCTGCGCGGATTCGGAACGGCGCGCGTTGATCGCGGCGCTGGCGGGCCGTTTCGTCGAGCCCGGCCCCGCCGGCGCGCCCTCGCGCGGCCGCACCGACGTCATGCCGACCGGCCGCAATCTCTATTGCATCGACCCGCGTCATGCGCCGACGCAAACCGCCTACGACATCGGTCGCCGGGCCGCGCAGGAAATCATGACCCGCCACGCGCAGACGCATGGCGAGTATCCGCGCCATGTCATGCTCGATCTCTGGGGCAGCGCCACCATCCGCACAGGCGGCGAGGATTTCGCACAGGCGCTGGCCCTGATGGGCGTCGCGCCGCGCTGGGATACGGCGAGCGCGCGCGTCATCGGCTTTGAAATCCTGCCGCAGGCGCGGCTCGATTTTCCGCGCGTCGATGTGACGCTGCATGTCTCGGGCCTGTTTCGCGACATGTTCGCCGGCCTCATCGCGCTCTTCGACGACGCCGTGCGCGCGGTCGCCGCGCTGGATGAGGACGCGGCCGTCAATCCGCTGAAGGAGGCGACGGATCTTCAGCGCATTTTCGGCGCCGCCGCTGGAAACTACGGGCTCGGCGTAAGCGACAGGATCGTGCGCGGCGAATGGACCACGCGCGACGATCTCGCCCGCGCCTTTCTCGACGCCGGCGGCCATGCGCTCGACCGCGGCGGCGAAAGCGCGCCGGCGCGCGACGCCTTCAGCGCGCAGGTCGCGCGCGCCGATGCGCATGTGCATGTGCAGGACATGGCGGAAGTCGATGTGCTGACCGGGCCTGCTTTCGCGGATTATGAAGGCGGCTTCGCGGCGGCTAATCGCCTGCTGGGCGGCGACGCCGCCCTGGTCCATCTGGACGCCACGCGCCCCGAGAATTTGCGCGCGCGGCCCTTGCAGGATGAAATCGCGCGCGTGCTGCGGATGCGGCTCGCCAATCCGCGCTGGCTCGACGGCCAGATGCGCCACGGCCATCGCGGCGGCGCGGAGATTGCGGAAGCGATTGACAATCTCTACGGCTTCGCGGCCACCGCCGGACTGGTGAGCGACGCGCAATTCGACCTCGCCTTTTCGGCGACGCTGGGCGACGACCGCGTGCGCGACTTCCTCGCGCAGGAAAACCCGCGCGCGCTGGACTCGATCAGGCGCGTCTTCAACGACGCGCTGACGCGGGAGCTATGGCGCACGCGCCGCAACAGCGTGCGCGATCTGTTGACGGAGCCCGGGGGCGCAGATGCACGCGCCTGA